The following are from one region of the candidate division KSB1 bacterium genome:
- a CDS encoding DUF1049 domain-containing protein yields the protein MKPKTIVIIVVGVLFAIILFQNMGDVEFKVLFWEPLEMPKLILVLSSVFLGWVMGWLTHMAYQKGKKKAAKASPGPEPQEENTNKETPAGTETNP from the coding sequence ATGAAACCTAAAACAATTGTCATAATTGTAGTTGGTGTTTTGTTTGCGATTATTTTATTTCAAAATATGGGTGATGTTGAGTTTAAAGTCCTTTTCTGGGAACCGCTTGAGATGCCAAAATTGATTCTGGTTTTATCCTCGGTCTTTTTGGGCTGGGTTATGGGTTGGCTCACCCACATGGCCTATCAAAAGGGTAAAAAGAAAGCAGCTAAAGCCTCGCCAGGTCCTGAACCACAAGAAGAAAACACCAATAAGGAAACGCCTGCCGGAACTGAGACCAACCCTTGA